The proteins below come from a single Deinococcus humi genomic window:
- a CDS encoding putative bifunctional diguanylate cyclase/phosphodiesterase, translating into MTRLARYLSARSAHSDGWRLILLLAMPVAAVAFFLGAILDPLSGQATPFDMLAYPALTIGLLVLELALWRKPRSTDRVVTALVLLSCAFFLSKLIYLLYFLPPGPSVQVEMTESFFWIPAVYVLSLFIPSLKAARNITFVFFAAMVLCSVGYAALNGWTTQSGGVLFALIEMLLANLTLLTLTQAFIGYKDRLSSVQAQAQTLQRLVHTDLLTGLPSRLRLERELGHAVERGEAFTLLFIDVDGFKMVNDTLGHSAGDEVLRNLAGRLQSVLQQRDLAARIGGDEFVVIVRDTPPAWSAALAQQLLAGLILPFTVRGQQIQLSASIGISVYPDDSQDAETLLRHADAAMYQVKRSGRNGVRRFDAALDAELERTVLLTREFQSALTRDQLTLVYQPIYNLKTGELSKIEALVRWTHPEFGVISPSVFIPIAETSGQIMSVGRWVLEQACLQACRWREHHGWAGTVTVNVSPVQFAQPGFVDEVKQALLLSGLPAHKLELELTEGAVIHSPTLVQTALRGLQRLGVEIAIDDFGTGYSSLAYLRDLPIGCIKIDRSFTEDLASPRRAPQYAVALITAIVGIARTLDLQVVAEGVETHEQVEAVRGLGCDFAQGYFFARPLDAGRMDELLDPGQPELNVGWHKRLN; encoded by the coding sequence ATGACCCGTCTTGCCCGCTACCTCTCAGCGCGCTCAGCGCACTCGGACGGTTGGCGACTGATCCTGCTGCTGGCCATGCCCGTTGCAGCAGTTGCTTTCTTCCTGGGCGCTATTCTCGATCCGCTGAGTGGGCAGGCCACCCCCTTCGATATGCTGGCCTATCCTGCCCTCACCATCGGGCTGCTGGTTCTGGAGCTGGCGCTGTGGCGCAAACCGCGCTCCACCGACCGGGTGGTCACCGCCCTGGTCCTACTGTCCTGCGCCTTCTTCCTCAGCAAATTGATCTATCTGCTGTACTTCCTTCCACCGGGGCCTTCCGTCCAGGTGGAAATGACCGAATCGTTTTTCTGGATTCCAGCGGTCTACGTGCTCTCCCTATTCATTCCCAGTCTGAAGGCCGCGCGCAACATCACCTTTGTCTTCTTCGCGGCCATGGTGCTGTGCAGCGTCGGCTATGCGGCCCTGAACGGCTGGACCACGCAGTCGGGCGGCGTGCTGTTCGCGCTGATCGAGATGTTGCTCGCCAATCTGACGCTGCTGACGCTGACGCAGGCGTTCATCGGATACAAGGACCGTCTCTCCAGTGTTCAGGCGCAGGCCCAGACCTTGCAGCGCCTCGTTCACACGGACCTGCTGACCGGGCTGCCCAGCCGCCTGCGCCTGGAGAGGGAACTGGGCCACGCGGTGGAACGCGGCGAGGCCTTCACCCTGCTGTTTATCGACGTGGACGGTTTCAAGATGGTCAACGATACCCTGGGCCACAGCGCGGGCGACGAGGTGCTCCGGAATCTGGCCGGACGCCTGCAGTCGGTCCTCCAGCAGAGGGACCTGGCAGCCCGCATCGGCGGCGACGAATTTGTGGTGATCGTCCGTGATACACCGCCCGCGTGGTCCGCCGCTCTAGCCCAGCAACTGCTGGCCGGACTGATTCTCCCCTTCACGGTCCGCGGACAGCAGATCCAGCTCAGCGCCAGCATCGGGATCAGCGTCTACCCCGACGACAGTCAGGACGCCGAAACCCTGCTCAGGCATGCGGACGCCGCGATGTATCAGGTCAAGCGCTCCGGGCGTAATGGAGTCCGGCGCTTCGATGCGGCGCTTGACGCCGAGCTGGAGCGCACCGTTTTGCTGACCCGTGAATTTCAGTCCGCACTGACCAGAGACCAGTTGACGTTGGTCTACCAGCCGATCTACAACCTTAAAACGGGCGAGTTGAGCAAGATTGAAGCCCTGGTGCGCTGGACCCACCCCGAATTCGGCGTGATCTCGCCCAGTGTCTTTATTCCCATCGCCGAGACCAGTGGGCAGATCATGTCGGTGGGCCGCTGGGTACTGGAGCAGGCCTGCTTGCAAGCCTGTCGCTGGCGTGAACACCACGGCTGGGCTGGAACAGTCACGGTCAATGTTTCGCCGGTTCAGTTCGCGCAGCCTGGATTCGTCGACGAGGTCAAACAGGCCCTGCTGCTGAGCGGTCTGCCTGCCCACAAACTGGAACTCGAACTGACCGAGGGCGCGGTCATTCATAGTCCCACCCTGGTGCAGACCGCTTTAAGGGGGCTGCAACGGCTTGGGGTGGAAATCGCCATTGACGACTTCGGCACCGGGTACTCCTCCCTGGCCTATCTGCGCGATCTACCGATCGGCTGCATCAAGATTGACCGCTCGTTTACCGAAGATCTCGCCTCGCCCCGCCGCGCGCCGCAGTACGCCGTAGCGCTTATCACGGCCATCGTGGGCATTGCCCGGACGCTTGACCTGCAGGTGGTGGCCGAGGGCGTCGAGACACACGAGCAGGTGGAGGCCGTCCGCGGCCTGGGCTGCGACTTCGCGCAGGGCTATTTCTTTGCCCGCCCCCTGGACGCCGGTCGAATGGACGAACTGCTGGACCCGGGCCAGCCCGAGCTGAACGTCGGCTGGCACAAGCGCCTGAACTGA